A genomic region of Aeropyrum pernix K1 contains the following coding sequences:
- a CDS encoding dihydrodipicolinate synthase family protein: MAKPKVIVPMVTPLRGGSVDKNAASWLASRLSESGVDGVFVPGTTGEWYLLDPHERAEAFFAVASSAIAGLRLVAGVSGYRPEESYRLAEEAAGHGAHAVMAVPPIYFRPSTDFLREFYGEIKRRAGGLPTYIYIFPERMGYTLAVEQVESLVEAGVVDGIKATVTDAAYIAGLAAVKERNPEFEVLAGGLEMLVHTSLSGGDGVVDAYSNVAPKLAVELAESLEKGSVERVAGLQGRVLKLSRILGKRSLPAVLKAVLHVLGAPITGEVRKPLKPLTQPEANATANALCTSYRDYLLPGLEC, translated from the coding sequence TTGGCTAAACCTAAGGTTATAGTACCCATGGTAACCCCCCTCAGGGGCGGCTCCGTTGACAAGAACGCCGCCTCCTGGCTCGCCTCCAGGCTGTCCGAGAGCGGTGTAGACGGGGTCTTCGTCCCGGGCACCACGGGCGAGTGGTACCTCCTCGACCCCCACGAGAGGGCTGAGGCGTTCTTCGCAGTAGCCTCTAGCGCCATAGCGGGGCTCAGGCTCGTGGCGGGCGTCTCGGGCTACAGGCCTGAGGAGTCCTACAGGCTCGCCGAGGAGGCGGCGGGCCACGGGGCCCACGCGGTGATGGCCGTGCCCCCCATCTACTTCAGGCCCTCGACAGACTTCCTGAGGGAGTTCTACGGCGAGATCAAGAGGAGGGCCGGAGGGCTGCCAACATACATCTACATTTTCCCCGAGAGGATGGGCTACACCCTAGCAGTCGAGCAGGTGGAGAGCCTGGTGGAGGCGGGTGTGGTTGACGGGATCAAGGCGACTGTGACCGACGCAGCCTACATAGCAGGCCTAGCCGCCGTTAAGGAGAGGAACCCCGAGTTCGAGGTCCTCGCCGGCGGCCTGGAGATGCTGGTGCACACCTCGCTCTCCGGGGGCGACGGCGTTGTGGACGCCTACTCCAACGTAGCCCCCAAGCTGGCCGTCGAGCTGGCGGAGAGCCTAGAGAAGGGGAGCGTTGAGAGGGTAGCGGGGCTCCAGGGGAGGGTGCTCAAGCTCTCGCGAATACTAGGGAAGAGGAGCCTCCCCGCCGTCCTCAAGGCAGTGCTCCACGTGCTGGGCGCCCCCATCACGGGGGAGGTCAGGAAGCCCCTCAAACCCCTGACCCAGCCAGAGGCTAACGCCACGGCCAACGCCCTCTGCACCAGCTACAGGGACTATCTTCTCCCCGGTCTAGAATGCTAA